From Halorientalis litorea:
TCCGGCAGGTTTCGGGCGGCGGCGACGGGAACGTCGGCATCGTCGACCGGCAGTTCAGCGGGAATCGGGTCACGCTCTCGGTGAAGAACACCGGCGGGACGGCGGCCGACCGGACGCTGACGCTCGGCGACCAGTCCCGGTCGCTGTCGCTCCAACCCGGTGACGTGGCCACCGAGACGCTCACCCTCCCCGCCGACGGCGGCGAGGCACGGCTCTCGCCGGCCGACGACTTCCCGACGGACGACGTCGCGTACGTCGCCACACCGGCCGACAGCACCGTCGACGTGTTGCTCGTGACCAACGGCGACAACCGCAACCTCGAAACCGCGCTGTCGGTCATCGAGACGGTGTCGCTGACCGTCGCCCGCCCGCCGGCCGCCGTCGACGACCCGAGCGACTACGACGTCGTCGTCTTCGCCGACGTGGACGGGGACCGACTGCTGCGTTCGACCGTCTCTGTGGCCCGTGACGTGGCCGCCGACGGCGGGGGCGTGGCGATTCAGGCACAGGCGGACGTGGGGTCGGTCGGCTACGGCGACCTGCTGCCCCTCCGGTCGGAGGGCGTGCGCGATACCGCGGGTGTCGGCGACGCCGCGCCCCATCCGCTGACTCGCTCGTTCGAGTTCCCGCGACCAGACCGGCACTTGACCGCGAACTTCACGGAGGGGACGACGCTCGTTTCGACGGCCGACGGGTCCCCGCTCCTCGCGGCGGCCGACCGGCGGGCCGGGCGCGTCCTCTACTACGGATACCTGCCCGACCAGACGGCCTTCCGATACAGCTACCGATACCCCGTCTTCTGGAAGCGCGCCACGAACTGGCTCGCCGAACGGCCGTCGCTGTCCGAATTGAACCGGCGGACCGGCACGACGCTCCAGTTCGCGGAGCGAACGACCGTCGAGACGCCGACCGGGTCGCGGACGGCCGCGACCGTCCGCCTCGACACCGCCGGCGTCTACACCGCGAGCGAGCGGCGTGCGAGCGCGAGTCTGCTCTCAGCCGCCGAGTCGAACGTGACCGCGCCCGACGCCGACGTGGCCGGCAGTGCGGGCAACGGGACAGCGGCCAGCGACCCGGTCCGGCAGGACCTGACGCCGTTCGCCGTCCTCGCCGTGCTGCTGGTCGTCGTCGGCGAACTCGGCTACCTCCGCTACCGGGGTGACATCTGATGGCGGTCGAGACGACCGTGGCCGGTGTGCAGGTCGGACTCGCCCGCCCGCTCCTCTTGATCGCGGTGCCGGTCGTCGTCGCCCTCCTCGGCGTCCTCCTGTTGCGAGGCCGCGACGGGACCACCTTCGACCGCCGGACGCGCACGCTCGTGTTCGCCGCTCGGGTGGTGGTCGTCGCCTTGCTGGTCGTGGGTGCGGCCGGGCCGTACACCGCCGACACACGCCAGACCACGGGTGACCCGTCGGTGACGATGCTCGCCGACCGCTCGGCCAGTACGTCGGTGACGGGCAACATCTCCGGTGACCTCGCGGCGGCCATCGAGGACCGCGGGGTCGACGTGTCGACCCGTGTCGTCGCGGACGGCGACCGCTCCCCGGTCGGCGACGGTATCGCCAACTCGCTCGAAACCAACGGGAGCGTCCTCGTCGTCTCGGACGGACAGGTCACCGACGGTCGTTCGCTCCCGGCGGCCGCGAGCATCGCCCGGCAGGTCAACGCCACCATCGACGCGGTGAACCTGACCGCGACGGCGACCGAACGGGCGGTGTCGGTCGCGGGCCCGGCGAAGACGTCGACCGGCGTCCGCAACAGCTTCCTCGTCTCGCTCGACGGTGTCCGCCTCAACGACCCGGTGACCGTCACGGTTAGCGTCGACGGCGAGACAGTCGCGGAGCGGGAGGTTACCGGCGGGGGGTTCGAAGTAGCCGAGACGTTCGCGACGACCGGGAGCCACCGCGTGACCGCCCGCATCGAGAGTGACGACCGCTTCGACCGCAACGACGTGGCCCGCAAGACGGTCCGCGTCGTCGAACCGTCGCAGATTCTGTACGTCGCCCGCGGCGACTACCCCCTCGAAGAGTTCCTCGGGCAGGTGTACGACGTGGACCGCGCCCGCTCCATCCCCGAAGATGTCTCCGACTACTACGCCGTCGTCGTGCAGGACGTTGCGGCCGACGACCTCGGGAACGTCGCATCGCTCCAGCGCGCCGTCATCGACGGGACGGGACTCGTGACCGTCGGGGGCCGGAACTCCTTCGAGGCCGGCGACTACCGGGAGTCCCTGCTGGCAGACATGCTCCCCGTCAGCATCGGCGAGGGCGGCCGAACCGCACGGGTCGCGCTCGCGGTGGACATCTCCGGGAGTACCCGGGGAACGCTGTCGGTCCAGCAGGCCCTCGCGCTCGACGCACTCGACCAACTGGGCGACGAGAACCGCGTCGGCCTCGTCGCGTTCAACGAACAACCCTATGCCATCGCGGGGCTGTCGCTACTCGGCAACAACCGCGAGGCACTGGCGACCCAGATACGACGGCTACAGAGCAGCGGCGGCACCGACGTCGCCGCGGGCATCGACGGGGCCGCCGAGATGCTCGGCGAGGGCGGCGGGACGGTCATCCTCATCAGCGACGGCCGCGACGACGGTGGCGCGCCGGCGACGGCGGCCCGTGTCGCCGAGGACGGGGTCCGGGTCATCACCGTCGGCGTCGGTGGCATCGTCGACGACGAGTACCTCCGTCGCACCGCGAACGCCGGCGGCGGCACGTACCTCTCTGCCGACGAGACGAACCGCCTCCGCATCCGCTTCGGCGGGGAGTCCCGCGAGTACGAGGGTACCGGCCTCACCGTCGTCGACGACGACCACTTCGTCACGAGCGGCGTCCAATTCGAGTCCAACCCCGGCCAGAGCAACGCCGTCGCCGTCGAGGAGCGCGCCGACTTCCTCGTCGCCGGCCCGTCGGGCGCGCCCGCCATCACCGCGTGGCGGTACGGTCTCGGGCGGACCGTCGCCATCACCGCCTACGGCCCCGACGGCACGCTCGACGGCCTGCTCTCCCGGCCCGACTCTCTCGGCGTGACGAAGGCGGTCAACTGGGCCATCGGCGACCCCGAACGCCTCGAAACCGGCGTCACCAGCGTCGACGGTGCGCGCGTCGGCTCGCCGACAACAGTTACCTACGAGGGCGAGGAACGGCCGAGTGCCGACGGCGTCCGGTTCTCCCGAGTCGGGCCACGGGAGTACCGCGCGACGTTCGTCCCCGAGTCGCCGGGGTACGAGTCGGTCCTCGGAGCCGAGTACGCCGTGAACTACCCGGCCGAGTACGCCGATTTCGGCATCGCGCCGGCACTCCGAGACGCCGTCGACCGGACCGGCGGCCGGGTGTACGAACCCGCACAGGCGGCGACCATCGCACGGGAGGTGCGCCAGCGCGCGACTCAGGTTCGGACGGTGCGGACCGACTGGACGTGGCTCGCACTCCTCGTCGCACTCCTCGCCTACGTGGCCGAAACAAGTGCCCGCAGACTGACACGCATCAGAACATGACGCTCATCGGAACCAGACTCAACGTCGTCCTCGTCGCGCTCGTCGGCCTCAGCGTCGTCGGAACCGCCGGTGCGACGGTGTACTACCAGCAGTCCGTCGAGGACACGAGAGGACAGACCGACCAACTCCGACAGGAGAACGCAGCTCTGGAGAACCGAACCGAACAGTTACGGTCCGAACTGAACCGGACCAGAGACCGCCTCGAATCCCTGAACCGGTCGCTCCAGACACGACAGACCGACCTGCAGGACCTCCTGTCGCGGCTGGAACGGACCGAGCGGCAACTGGCCGACACCCGCGAGGAACTCAACGGGACTCGCACCCGATTGGACCGTTCGCGGGCCGAGGCCAACCGGCTGGAGGAGGAAAACCAGAACCTCCGGTACAACATCTCGCAACTCGAAGACGAGAACGTCCGCCTCGAAAACCGTGTCGACGAACTGGACGACCGTATCGAGGAACTGAACGACAGAATCACCCAGCGGGACAACCGCATCGACGAACTGGAAAACGACGTGCGTTACTTCTGTAACCGCGTCAACCGCACCCGCGTCGACGTTTCGGGACGGTGTCCGCCGTGACCGACACGGAGACCATCCGGCAGGCGGTCCGCGAGATACGCCACGAGGGGTACAAGGCGGCGTTCGTCCACAGCCTCGTCGACGCTGTGGTCGTCGCGCTGGCGGTCAACCTCGTCGCCGGTCCCGTTCTCGGCCTCACCGTCCCCGGTCCGTGGCCCGCCGACGGCGTGCTGGCGGTGGCGGGCCTCGTCGGTCTCCTCGCGTTCGCCGCCGAGTTCGGACTGCGTGCCCGCCAGTACACCGTCGAGCGGTTCGAGGCCGAGAACCCGGTCGTCGCGGACGCCCTGCGGACGGCCCGCGACGCGACGACGGCCGACTCCGACTCCGTGATGGCCCGGCGGCTGTACGCGGACGTGACCGACCGCCTCGGCGACACGTCGGCGACCGGCTTCGTGAACGCCCGCCTGCTGGCCGCGAGCGTCCTCGCGGTGCTCGTGTTGAGCGGGGCGACCCTCGGCGTCGCGTCCGTCGGTGTCGACATCTCGCTCGACGGGTCCGGGAACGACGCGACCAACGGCCCCACCACCGGCACGACGAGTTCCTCGAACAACACCGACGGCGGTGGCGGTCAGCCGTCACAGACGCGACT
This genomic window contains:
- a CDS encoding DUF7408 domain-containing protein — its product is MVLADAFATPLGLAAVAAAIPLVVLYLIQPDPRRMQLPTMQFLTDDPDEGGSNPVLERLRRNALLLLQLLAIALLAVALAGPAVTTTQATSTQPTVVVLDASASMATETGDGTRFSRAVAAAESELGRPTTLVVAGAVTRVPVEADSPSAVRDVLDGASVTDAPGDLRAAISRAASLAGDESRLVVVSDFAADGDWQGAVQTARAAGLDVSLRQVSGGGDGNVGIVDRQFSGNRVTLSVKNTGGTAADRTLTLGDQSRSLSLQPGDVATETLTLPADGGEARLSPADDFPTDDVAYVATPADSTVDVLLVTNGDNRNLETALSVIETVSLTVARPPAAVDDPSDYDVVVFADVDGDRLLRSTVSVARDVAADGGGVAIQAQADVGSVGYGDLLPLRSEGVRDTAGVGDAAPHPLTRSFEFPRPDRHLTANFTEGTTLVSTADGSPLLAAADRRAGRVLYYGYLPDQTAFRYSYRYPVFWKRATNWLAERPSLSELNRRTGTTLQFAERTTVETPTGSRTAATVRLDTAGVYTASERRASASLLSAAESNVTAPDADVAGSAGNGTAASDPVRQDLTPFAVLAVLLVVVGELGYLRYRGDI
- a CDS encoding vWA domain-containing protein, which codes for MAVETTVAGVQVGLARPLLLIAVPVVVALLGVLLLRGRDGTTFDRRTRTLVFAARVVVVALLVVGAAGPYTADTRQTTGDPSVTMLADRSASTSVTGNISGDLAAAIEDRGVDVSTRVVADGDRSPVGDGIANSLETNGSVLVVSDGQVTDGRSLPAAASIARQVNATIDAVNLTATATERAVSVAGPAKTSTGVRNSFLVSLDGVRLNDPVTVTVSVDGETVAEREVTGGGFEVAETFATTGSHRVTARIESDDRFDRNDVARKTVRVVEPSQILYVARGDYPLEEFLGQVYDVDRARSIPEDVSDYYAVVVQDVAADDLGNVASLQRAVIDGTGLVTVGGRNSFEAGDYRESLLADMLPVSIGEGGRTARVALAVDISGSTRGTLSVQQALALDALDQLGDENRVGLVAFNEQPYAIAGLSLLGNNREALATQIRRLQSSGGTDVAAGIDGAAEMLGEGGGTVILISDGRDDGGAPATAARVAEDGVRVITVGVGGIVDDEYLRRTANAGGGTYLSADETNRLRIRFGGESREYEGTGLTVVDDDHFVTSGVQFESNPGQSNAVAVEERADFLVAGPSGAPAITAWRYGLGRTVAITAYGPDGTLDGLLSRPDSLGVTKAVNWAIGDPERLETGVTSVDGARVGSPTTVTYEGEERPSADGVRFSRVGPREYRATFVPESPGYESVLGAEYAVNYPAEYADFGIAPALRDAVDRTGGRVYEPAQAATIAREVRQRATQVRTVRTDWTWLALLVALLAYVAETSARRLTRIRT
- a CDS encoding DUF7502 family protein, which gives rise to MTDTETIRQAVREIRHEGYKAAFVHSLVDAVVVALAVNLVAGPVLGLTVPGPWPADGVLAVAGLVGLLAFAAEFGLRARQYTVERFEAENPVVADALRTARDATTADSDSVMARRLYADVTDRLGDTSATGFVNARLLAASVLAVLVLSGATLGVASVGVDISLDGSGNDATNGPTTGTTSSSNNTDGGGGQPSQTRLQDGGSVLGDPKDIDSGTEDILANVSTSGGGESGEDTTQYENSGLSADDTSVSAQEAGFDDSETVEDADLVREYNVRLNEDDSDD